The Kocuria sp. TGY1127_2 genome includes a window with the following:
- a CDS encoding FKBP-type peptidyl-prolyl cis-trans isomerase → MSFGQRNLDRTKPEVDFPEGPVPEELRITDIIQGSGRAVERGDQVQCHYVGVTFEDGEEFDASWNRGEPLAFQAGVGQVIQGWDEGLIGMKVGGRRRLEIPSELAYGKRGAGSVIGPDQALVFVVDLVDAR, encoded by the coding sequence ATGTCATTTGGACAGCGAAACCTTGATCGTACAAAGCCTGAAGTCGACTTCCCCGAAGGGCCGGTTCCGGAAGAACTGCGCATCACCGACATCATCCAAGGGTCCGGGCGCGCGGTTGAACGCGGCGACCAAGTGCAGTGCCATTACGTCGGCGTGACCTTTGAAGACGGCGAGGAATTCGACGCCTCGTGGAATCGCGGAGAGCCATTGGCATTCCAAGCCGGCGTCGGCCAAGTGATTCAGGGATGGGATGAAGGTTTAATCGGCATGAAGGTCGGTGGCCGTCGTCGGCTCGAAATCCCGTCCGAGCTGGCCTACGGGAAAAGGGGTGCCGGCAGCGTTATCGGCCCGGATCAGGCGCTGGTCTTCGTCGTGGATCTCGTTGACGCACGCTGA